A DNA window from Nerophis lumbriciformis linkage group LG33, RoL_Nlum_v2.1, whole genome shotgun sequence contains the following coding sequences:
- the LOC133575880 gene encoding RNA-binding protein MEX3B-like translates to MPSSTSLLEADDGESEVPPPLVHAFAGMGLDEHIGTQSQTAAEQVDDSPAYHHQLIQASHFNRLGTVLDLTPMQNHHRPPSADEGSVTPEDEDPAISGCSPGSSLLAQAHQYMPSGPGGCSMEQVDTVLLYNGDERDDPAMPPGVYAGEPGYEAEAALLARRKSVNTTECVAVPSSEHVAEIVGRQGCKIKALRAKTNTYIKTPVRGEQPVFVVTGRKEDVAMAKREILSAAEHFSLIRASRNKAGSLAVASGPGIPTLPGQTTIQVRVPYRVVGLVVGPKGATIKRIQQQTHTYIVTPSRDKEPVFEVTGMPENVDRAREEIEAHIALRTATCGGGIEAPGVDNNDFQFNGTDVSFDNSAAAVGLGEAGWLHAGASAASNASLLPVNLGGPQRVNSNISGGVRMSSTYRNDSSSSLGSGSSSTDSFYGSGGNRMSDFSPTCSFNANSNNNNSNPGAASFWFGDSLPPVGSEELVGSGGASASSGFEPLTISTSQVVHPSAQPHIWSPYVDQQSIQAFDARPSQTSQPGTPRLSPTFPVTEAMEHRAPFVSSGTPNDAQRLPSYCSAFSSSSSGESTASSPPESTLAYRAGPVSAGRGPAQEVCVRCMESQVIAALVPCGHNFFCLDCATQICQSPDAACPVCLSPVSQAIQLRNM, encoded by the exons ATGCCTAGCAGCACATCTTTGCTGGAGGCCGACGACGGAGAATCCGAGGTCCCACCGCCTCTAGTGCACGCTTTCGCCGGCATGGGCCTCGACGAGCACATCGGCACCCAGAGCCAGACGGCAGCCGAGCAAGTGGATGATAGCCCGGCCTACCACCACCAGCTCATCCAGGCCTCCCACTTTAATCGCCTCGGTACGGTCCTAGACTTGACGCCTATGCAGAACCACCATCGGCCACCCTCGGCGGACGAAGGGAGCGTCACGCCCGAAGACGAGGACCCGGCCATCTCCGGGTGCTCGCCGGGTAGCTCGTTGCTAGCGCAGGCCCACCAATACATGCCTTCTGGGCCGGGTGGCTGCAGCATGGAGCAGGTGGACACGGTGCTGCTGTACAATGGAGACGAGCGGGACGACCCGGCCATGCCGCCCGGCGTGTACGCTGGCGAGCCGGGCTACGAGGCCGAGGCGGCGCTGTTGGCTCGCCGGAAAAGTGTCAACACGACCGAATGCGTGGCGGTGCCGAGCTCCGAGCACGTCGCGGAGATAGTGGGCAGGCAGG GCTGCAAAATCAAAGCACTCCGAGCCAAGACCAACACCTACATTAAGACGCCGGTGAGGGGCGAGCAGCCCGTCTTTGTCGTGACGGGACGTAAGGAAGACGTGGCCATGGCCAAGAGGGAGATCCTGTCCGCCGCCGAGCACTTCTCCCTCATACGAGCCTCCCGGAACAAAGCGGGCTCTCTGGCCGTCGCATCCGGGCCGGGGATCCCTACTCTACCTGGACAGACCACCATTCAG GTGCGGGTGCCGTATCGTGTTGTGGGACTGGTGGTGGGTCCTAAAG GGGCGACCATCAAGCGCATTCAGCAACAGACACACACCTACATCGTCACCCCGAGTCGCGACAAGGAGCCCGTGTTTGAGGTCACAGGGATGCCCGAGAACGTGGACCGAGCCAGGGAGGAGATCGAAGCACACATCGCCCTCCGCACAGCCACTTGCGGAGGGGGGATCGAGGCTCCCGGTGTGGACAACAACGACTTTCAGTTCAACGGCACCGACGTCAGCTTCGACAATTCTGCCGCCGCTGTCGGTCTTGGTGAAGCCGGGTGGCTCCACGCCGGTGCGTCTGCGGCCAGTAACGCCAGCCTGCTCCCAGTCAACCTGGGCGGCCCCCAGCGGGTCAATAGCAATATATCTGGTGGCGTCCGCATGTCTTCCACCTACCGCAACGACAGCTCCAGCTCCCTTGGCAGCGGTTCCAGCTCCACCGATTCCTTTTACGGCAGCGGCGGGAACAGGATGTCTGATTTCAGCCCCACCTGCTCCTTCAATGCCAATTccaataacaacaacagcaacccGGGCGCTGCGAGTTTCTGGTTTGGAGACAGCCTTCCACCGGTGGGCTCCGAAGAGCTGGTCGGCTCAGGAGGTGCGAGCGCCTCCTCTGGATTTGAGCCGTTAACCATCTCTACTAGCCAAGTGGTTCACCCCTCTGCACAGCCACACATCTGGAGCCCCTATGTGGACCAGCAAAGTATTCAGGCCTTCGACGCTCGTCCCAGTCAG ACCAGTCAGCCGGGGACGCCCCGCCTCTCTCCCACCTTCCCCGTGACCGAAGCCATGGAGCACCGGGCCCCGTTCGTCTCCTCCGGGACCCCGAATGACGCCCAGCGGCTCCCGTCCTACTGCTCGGCGTTCTCCTCCTCGTCCTCCGGCGAGAGCACGGCCTCCTCCCCGCCCGAATCCACCCTCGCCTATCGAGCCGGCCCCGTATCGGCGGGCCGGGGGCCGGCCCAGGAGGTGTGCGTCCGCTGCATGGAGAGCCAGGTGATCGCCGCCCTGGTCCCCTGCGGCCATAACTTCTTCTGTCTCGATTGTGCCACCCAAATATGCCAGAGCCCGGACGCCGCCTGCCCCGTGTGCCTGTCCCCGGTCAGCCAGGCCATCCAGCTGCGCAACATGTGA